The following coding sequences lie in one Clarias gariepinus isolate MV-2021 ecotype Netherlands chromosome 27, CGAR_prim_01v2, whole genome shotgun sequence genomic window:
- the LOC128514852 gene encoding uncharacterized protein LOC128514852, translating to MITLFVALYSLLCLCTTGNTSDIKEPHVKTVKLGENVTMECKISGDKYNPFWYRQRFREMPQFMARTYNNPQGYTFAEEFNDRRFSVTVNGSKFDLNINGTNKSDRGDYLCVNLDGTTPKFTSGTRLQFEGEEMKPCPTPGTLNKNTHSVTHQGSNSRDEKGKEMKPCSTPGTHDITPTGYSSTDQMRVLFWLSVSRVGVLVFIIFPTTLIVYKLKYKFS from the exons atgatcacactctttgtggctctttactctctgctttgtctctgcacaactg gaaacacTTCTGACATCAAGGAGCCTCACGTAAAAACAGTAAAGCTGGGAGAAAATGTAACAATGGAGTGTAAAATTAGTGGGGATAAATATAATCCATTTTGGTACAGACAGAGATTCAGAGAAATGCCTCAGTTTATGGCGAGAACATACAATAACCCTCAGGGCTACACATTTGCAGAGGAATTTAATGATAGACGcttcagtgttactgtaaatgGCAGTAAATTTGATCTCAACATTAATGGAACAAATAAAAGTGACAGAGGAGACTATCTCTGTGTAAATCTTGATGGAACTACACCAAagttcacatctggaacacgtctgcagtttgaag gtgaagagatgaaaccctgtcctacacctggaacacttaacaagaacacacactctgttacacaccagggttcaaacAGCAGAGATGAAAAAG GTaaagagatgaaaccctgttCTACACCTGGAACACATGACATCACACCTACTG GTTACAGCTCTACTGATCAGATGCGTGTGCTGTTCTGGCTCTCTGTTTCTAGAGTTGGAGTTCttgtcttcattatttttccaacAACGCtgattgtttacaaattaaaatacaaattttcataa